In Paenibacillus ihbetae, the following are encoded in one genomic region:
- a CDS encoding EscU/YscU/HrcU family type III secretion system export apparatus switch protein: MNEQQNGLITARKKAVALKYAPGESDAPVVVAKGQGKLAESILEKAKEHGVPVQEDAALVEILSKLDLDQQIPPELYQLVAEVLTYVYRADRQAGEGEMP; encoded by the coding sequence ATGAACGAGCAGCAAAATGGGCTTATCACGGCAAGAAAGAAGGCCGTCGCCCTTAAATATGCGCCCGGAGAGAGCGATGCGCCGGTTGTCGTAGCCAAAGGACAGGGCAAGCTGGCCGAATCGATCCTGGAGAAGGCAAAAGAGCATGGCGTGCCGGTACAGGAGGACGCAGCGTTGGTTGAAATTTTGTCGAAGCTGGATTTGGACCAGCAGATTCCGCCGGAGCTGTATCAGCTGGTGGCGGAAGTGTTGACCTATGTATATCGGGCGGATCGACAAGCCGGGGAAGGAGAAATGCCATAA
- a CDS encoding YraN family protein — MPQAGKDNRRQKGAAAEEAAAVWLQEKGYRVLDRNWRCRFGELDIVAEWEGALIFIEVRSRSGAPGFGTPSESVNARKVVQVRNTAQQYVHSKRLHDSPVRFDVISILLRDDLTVDALEHIPDAF, encoded by the coding sequence ATGCCGCAGGCGGGAAAGGACAACCGAAGGCAAAAGGGAGCAGCCGCGGAGGAAGCCGCGGCCGTCTGGCTGCAGGAGAAGGGTTATCGGGTGCTGGACCGGAACTGGCGATGCCGATTCGGAGAGCTGGATATCGTTGCCGAATGGGAAGGAGCGCTGATCTTTATTGAAGTGCGCAGCCGAAGTGGAGCACCGGGCTTCGGAACGCCGTCCGAGTCCGTGAACGCCCGTAAAGTTGTGCAGGTTCGAAATACCGCGCAGCAGTATGTCCATTCCAAAAGGCTGCATGACTCTCCGGTTCGTTTTGATGTCATTTCGATCCTGCTTCGGGACGATTTGACGGTAGATGCGCTGGAACATATTCCGGATGCGTTTTAA
- a CDS encoding DUF4386 domain-containing protein has translation MNRMAKVAGALFLVSTCAYMIGSGILDPVLHRPDFLAHLYSDRINVVMGSLLELINAIAVMGIAMLLYPILKKHNGPFALGYFGSRIVESVLLIISTIAPLILIALSHHYISAGTAMHPYFEMIGNVLLEAHSMLFQMAMIVLSLGSLLLCNVLYRSRLVPRFLSVIGFIGYAALLASSCLAIVGQDIGPVLYVPGAIFEIMFPVWIMVKGFRLHGAH, from the coding sequence ATGAATAGGATGGCAAAGGTTGCAGGGGCTTTGTTTCTAGTATCGACGTGTGCTTACATGATCGGGAGCGGAATTCTGGATCCTGTGCTGCATCGCCCGGATTTTCTTGCACATCTGTATTCCGACCGAATAAATGTGGTCATGGGTTCGTTGTTGGAATTGATTAACGCCATAGCGGTTATGGGGATTGCCATGCTTCTGTACCCCATTTTAAAGAAGCATAATGGACCGTTTGCGCTCGGATACTTCGGATCCCGAATCGTTGAGTCTGTGCTGCTGATCATAAGCACAATCGCGCCGCTTATACTCATTGCGTTGAGTCATCATTACATTTCGGCAGGTACGGCCATGCATCCTTATTTTGAAATGATAGGCAATGTATTGCTTGAAGCGCATTCTATGCTCTTTCAAATGGCCATGATCGTACTGAGCTTGGGCAGCTTGCTGCTTTGTAATGTCCTCTATCGATCGAGGCTGGTGCCCCGGTTTTTGTCAGTCATCGGTTTCATTGGGTATGCCGCCTTATTGGCCAGCAGCTGTCTGGCGATCGTCGGTCAAGACATCGGACCCGTTCTGTACGTTCCAGGGGCGATATTCGAAATCATGTTTCCCGTTTGGATCATGGTTAAAGGATTTCGTCTTCATGGTGCACATTAG